Proteins encoded by one window of Vigna radiata var. radiata cultivar VC1973A chromosome 5, Vradiata_ver6, whole genome shotgun sequence:
- the LOC106761159 gene encoding pollen-specific protein SF21 yields MECEWLHIHDAIESEMADSVSVDMEAISLPPEEHVVRTRSGCVSVAVYGDQDKPALITYPDLALNYVSCFQGLLFCPEACSLLLHNFCIYHISPPGHELGAAAIDPDGPILSADDLADQIAEVLNYFGQSAVMCMGVTAGAYILALFAVKYRHRVLGLILVSPLCKAPSWTEWLYNKVMSNLLYFYGMCGVVKEILLNRYFSKEVRGSDYLPVSDIVQACQRSLDERQSLNVWRFLEAINGRHDISEGLRKLHCRSLIFVGDMSPFHSEALHMVSKLDRRFSALVEVQACGSMVTEEQPHAMLTPLEYFLMGYGLYRPSKLSVSPRSPLSPSCISPELYSPESMGLKLKPIKTRISVEM; encoded by the exons ATGGAGTGTGAGTGGTTACACATTCACGACGCTATTGAGAGTGAAATGGCAGATTCGGTGTCGGTGGACATGGAAGCCATTTCTCTTCCACCCGAG GAACATGTTGTAAGAACTCGCTCTGGTTGCGTCTCTGTTGCTGTGTATGGGGACCAGGACAAACCAGCGCTGATCACGTATCCTGATTTAGCTTTAAATT ATGTTTCCTGCTTTCAAGGGTTGTTATTTTGTCCAGAAGCCTGTTCGTTACTGCTTCACAATTTCTGCATCTATCATATTAGTCCACCTGGGCATGAG TTGGGAGCTGCTGCCATTGATCCAGACGGTCCAATTCTTTCTGCTGACGACTTAGCTGATCAAATAGCCGAAGTTCTTAATTATTTTGG TCAGAGTGCAGTGATGTGTATGGGAGTAACTGCTGGGGCTTACATTCTTGCCTTATTTGCT GTGAAATATAGACATCGTGTTCTTGGTTTGATACTTGTTTCCCCATTATGTAAAGCACCATCTTGGACTGAATGGCTGTACAATAAG GTCATGTCAAATTTACTCTACTTTTACGGCATGTGTGGGGTGGTTAAAGAAATATTGCTAAACCGATACTTTAGCAAG GAAGTTCGAGGCAGTGACTATTTGCCAGTGTCTGATATTGTTCAAGCATGCCAAAGG TCATTGGATGAGAGGCAGAGTTTGAATGTGTGGCGGTTCCTTGAAGCGATTAATGG GAGACATGACATCAGTGAAGGATTGAGAAAATTACATTGTCGTTCACTAATTTTTGTTGGGGATATGTCTCCTTTTCACTCTGAGGCTCTCCACATGGTATCTAAGTTGGATAGACGATTCAGTGCCTTAGTTGAA GTTCAAGCGTGTGGGTCAATGGTAACAGAGGAGCAACCTCATGCCATGTTAACACCGTTGGAGTACTTTCTCATGGGATATGGCTTGTACAGACCATCTAAGTTGAGTGTCAGCCCAAGAAGTCCCTTGAGTCCCTCTTGCATTTCTCCTGAGCTTTATTCCCCGGAGAGCATGGGTTTGAAATTGAAACCAATCAAGACACGAATTTCAGTGGAGATGTAG